From the genome of Cololabis saira isolate AMF1-May2022 chromosome 1, fColSai1.1, whole genome shotgun sequence:
actgttttcatctgtaatattataagacagtgtgcttaaatgttaaatgaatactgcattcaaacttacacattgactcgggcagcaactttctcccactccaattgtctctcctttgctgctgcagctgtgttgctttttttctgaaatatgctCGCATACTcaccatacgcacgtattaacacttctaactccagtggcgtgaagtatgtggaccttttgttgtcgccggttgccatggtgaatcgtagtatcagggctccattgatgatggctttttattttcctcatgcGCGCGCTTAACTCAAGGTTAACatactcagagttgattgaactaactcatatccgctgttctggaaccgaaaactctgagtttcctaTATCAGGGTAAGTCAACTCATAGTTCAGATTTAGActcagtttgttgaacctgctttctggaatacccctctggtgAGCCACCCTTCTCGTTCCTCTTCAATGACAATAATTTCCACTGGACAGACCAACAGCCAATCAGACATGAAACATGGGatgtgggcggagctacaaccaGACTAGTATCAACAAAGACGGTGATGTTTACTCTCGTCCTGggtcatttcaacagttttttaggattttatttttacttgacATCACAAACCTCTCCAAACAAACGCATATATGTCACTTTTATAACTAAGCCTAGTGTTAAAATTAGGGATGGGCATTCAATGAAATTTCCTTCATCGACGATCAGGGAAATTAACGATCAATAATCGATTAATcattatgtttttcatattacaaAATACAacgaaaatacaaaatacactgTGTTGTtcctaaataaaatatttattttaagaaCAGTCCAACTCTTTGGGCAGATAAATTGGCAGTTCAAATTGCATTAGCAGCAGAGCCGACGCCTGAAAACACAGTTGACGCTCTTTTGttccaaaataaaacataaaaaataaaaaattcaaaaacACAATCACATTAAACACTCaatcaaaaatataataatacttaGGACTGACAGGTTTTGCCAAAATATAACTTAAGACTATTCCTAAAGGAACGGAGTCGAGAAAGACGGTGAGAGTGAGGGAAAATACATCGCAGCTCCTCCGTGCTAACATTGCGGTGATGTTAGCCTGAGAGCAGGATGCATCGCCACCGACGTTAGGCAGGGTCCCGTGTATGTTGTTCCAATGGTACATCATTTGAGTTGTGGACGTGTTGTATTTATACACTGCTTCGCAGTGTTTGCAGTGAActtcattatttttaaattcaaaatgCTCCCACGCTAAACTTCGCCTTGCCTTCTTCATGATTCTTTTTCTGGAGTCTCCGGTAACTCGCAGGTGTCAGAGTAGTGCTTTCTCAGTTGAGTGCCCCCCCCCGGGTGGTTAGATCTCTCACTGCTGGCACACAGTGAAATTCACTGCTTTGCTTGAAGAATCAGCGTGTGCAATACAACCTCTTTTGATGCCAGACTTTGATCGATAAGAAATGTGAAGAAAGAAAACGTGATCGACAAAATTCTTAACGATCAGTAATCGTTCGTAGATTAATCATGCCCATCCctagttaaaaaacaaaaagaaacattgGAGTTAAATTCATGTTCCCAAAAGTCTTTTAAAGATCAGCTGAATCATCTTCATCAGTTCATGTTTTCCAGCAACATGGTTTTTGGTTCCTGCTACGGTCTGACGCTCTAGTACACATAATCCAGCATTACATGCGCTCGTGGATAAGTGGGAGTCCTGCGCGGGATCCAGAACAGGTTTTTGTTGAAATCCTCGTCCCAGCTGCCCCTCAGCCACCATCTCAAACATTTCACCGCCACATAGAGCGCTCCAGCGGCGAGGAGAATCTTCCAGAGGCCGAAGCCACCGCCTcctctctttttcttgtattcgTCATCAAAACCTGGAGACAGAAAGTCACAAAGAGTGAGCCAGATGTCACACTGGACCTGTGTGCAGCCGATTCTAGGCTGGTCAAACTTCTGCCTTTGTCACCTTTGTATAAATCGGTTCATGCCAGTTGCTCGACTGTCAAGTGACATCCCTCAGGCTTCCGTCTCAGGCCCTCTTCTCTTTACACTATATTTTTTTACAATAGACTGCCCTGTTCCTTTTAAGATTCCTTAGCAGAGTTTCATGAATTGACAGACGTAAAGGAGTAATGTGTAAGACTGTAGGCAAAAATTCCCCAGAAAAACCCAGAAACagcaagagagagaggaaaTAAGAGCAGCCACAAAAAATATCAGTTCCTGCCATGTGTGGAAGAAGCGAGTAATACAGTGTCCTCAGTTAAACATGATGACACGAAGAAGTTGCACGTTTGTGGGCGTACTTGAAGTTGCTGTCTGTCATATATGTACTGCCCCCATTTTAGGATAAAAAGAAACAGCAACGATGGCTGAACCTCGCTCAGAAGTGATAAAAGATCCGATAAAACCAGAGTAAATATCTTTCCCTCGTTGGAGACGGCTCTTGGACGGCAGGGGGATGAAGTTTGATGCAGAACTCTTCTTTTAGGTTGGCAGGTTATTCTTGTTTCCCTAAACCTTTCTGGTGGTGGAGTAAGTCAAGTTACTGGGCCGTTAACAGCTAATATATTGATCTCTGCTTCGTCCCGCCTCCCTGCAGTAGATTGGCGCTGATTTGACTTGTTTCagaattacaaaaagaaaacgCATAACTGAGAAAAGGGACTGCACCCTCCAGATTCTCTGCTTTGATTCTCAGATTTGGGGTTTGATTATTAATACATCGGACATTGAACTGATGAGGAAGGATCGCTTTTTCTCGTTTCTTATGCAATGGTAGACCATCTCACTTCGTGCAGCTATACTGTCCCTGTTTGAGTGAGTATGAATTTAATTTCTGGCTTCCCATTAAACATCTCCATCAACAACAGCAAATCTCACACCTCCCCAGTCAGCTTCTGTGTCCCTCAAGGCTCGGTGCCCggcctcctcctctttctcctctaCATGCTGAGCACCACCAGGGACTTCACCTCCACTGctacgctgatgatacacaACTATTCATCTCAACCTACTCCATCAACCCAGTCATCCTCTCCACTCTTACAAACTGTCTGACATCAAATCCTGGATGGACAATAACTCCCCAAAACTCAGcaccaaaaaaacagaaatcatctttattggcatTATTGGAACCAAAGCTCTTACATCTTCTGCCGGGAAATTATCCCTCCTCGTTTATGGTTATAATGTCCCCCTCTTCCTCTCAATGTGCTCCCTTGGTTTCATAATTGGACTAACATCAGCAGGACATCACCAGGATGTCTCCGATCTCCTGAGTCCAACCATCTGACACCTATCACCAGAGCCAAAACCCAAACCCTGGGGACTGAGCCAGTGTTGCTGTTGCCGCTACCCATGGCCATATCCTTCCAGTCCAGATCAGAAACTCGTCTTCTCGTCTTCAAACCCAGCTGTTCAATCTGGCGTTTCTATTGTTTTTAAGTCATTGTACTCTGGTTTACTTCCCTCTTCCTCTTGTCCAAAAAGCGCTACATAAATCCGATgtttcattagggcccgagcacttacagtgcgaaggtcctattgtatctgtaggaattttttatttatttttttctcgtttttcttcagacgaaattagggcctttttgcccccctaaacgtaccccaaaagtcacctaattttgtacgcaagccaggcctggtgaaaaatgtgatatttaatggtttgcattaatggccgtggcctaacggctcaacagcgccccctagaaaactttgtgcctcaagccccaccatacggtttgacgtacatgcacgaaaattgctacacacctgtatcatgtcgcaacttaaagaaaagtctcttggcgccatggacgaaactgaacaggaagtcggccattttgaattaatcatgtaattttggcgcaatttatgccatttcttcggccgcttattcgcctgaaccgtaacgtgcacccaggtgtgttatacatcaaaatgtgcgtctccatcctgcgacaatgcgcattacttttctcagtcaatcTGTGTTAAGTTGGGAGATACCCTGTGGTTTGTACCACCACATATCTACCATGTATACACAATAGATCAAACTAtaaccaacaccaacccaactcATCTCTGGTGATGACTTGTAGGTTTGCAGACTCAGATTACAGATATTGTATGAAATTGTTTCAGATTAATTATCCCAGCATGGTGGAGGTGAAACCATCACTGATTTGCCTCTGTAAGACATCACGCTGTGACTGAAAACTGCATATCTGCCTTGACCTTCTATTATCCTGTCATCCCTGCACACCTGAGATAGTTTTGCTTGCTGGTTTGATTGAGTGCCTTTCTGATGCCTGCGGCTGGTTTCATAGTCAACGAGAGAAGAAGATAGCAAATATAAGAACATGTCAGAGAAGccttcagccaatcagaacagAGGTGTGTCGTCACACAGGAGGGTTTCGTGTCATGTGACACAGCGATGTTCTGCAGTGCTGGTGAAAGTTAGACAGGATACAAACCAGCTAAAAGATTGTCATATTTCAGACCACTTCCAGACCATCACACATCTCTGGATACTGGTCTGGAGGTTCCTGCTACTGTGTAGTATGCCACTGTAAAAACAACCGGTCCTCCCAACTGGCCTTTGTTGGAGTGGAGCATTGCTTCATGGCAAATCATAAGAGAGGCAGAAGGGTCTGGTGAGCACCGGAAatgttccaggttcttcttaCAACCTAGACTGTACAGTAGTATGCATTCTGTATACTGTCTTCAACAGTATGCCTTGTAATCTTTTGTGTTTGCTTATTAGCGTCATCCGTTTTCTTTCTCACTCCTAAGATTTTCTTCATGCCGCATATTTGAGTTCTCTCACGTTTCTCTTTTGTTGTTGAGTCTTCGTGTTTTGGTTTAGTGTGAATCTGCATGTTTATAGACTTTAAACAGTTGTTCTTGCATTTGGTTGGTTGTTTGCTTCACTTGCTGATGTTTAGGCCATTAACTGGAAGTTCAAACTTTCTCAACTTCGGGCCGTTCTTGTGACACTGTGTTCGTAGATCAAATCACAACAAAAACCttgtgtataataataataaactgaaATCTCTGAAACTCTGTTTTTGCTCCTTACACTCCTTCACTTCAGCTCTAACCCAGTTCCAGCCCTTACCCACCTTACCCCTGACCTTAACCAAACTAGAATCCCGGCATCAATccaaacccaaaccctaaccttGGTAGCCACAATCACCGGACAACTGGGATCTCCCAAGCCAGAGCTAAATGAAGACTGAAACTCCCGGGATTCTACTTGGACTGGTTCTTTACCTCTGTAATGCGGCCACTCCCAGGAAGACCGAGGCTCCCAGCTGGACCACCGCTCACAGCTGGACCGAGGCTTAAAGCTGGACCGAGGCTTACAGCTGGACCACCGCTCACAGCTGGACCGAGGCTTCCAGGTGGAATGTGGCTCCCTGGTGGACAACATTAACTGCACAGATGAGTCCAAGTTATACATGTTGTCTGTATCGCGAACCACCTGCATGTCTTTGCAGTAATCCATTTGAAAGAGAAAGGTGTCAATGTCCAGCTGCGGGTTCTGCAGCGCCCTGATCAACTCAGAGCTGATTTCATGAGTCCTGTCGGCTCTGAACCTGCTGAAGTTGGCATAGTCGTGCTCTGTGACGTACAATGTCTCCACCACTCTCGATCTTTTCTGGTACCTGATGATGAGACGGTCAGTGTTGCTGTACTTGCTGTGGTTCCCGTGGTTCTCCCGCACGTACGCGGGCAGGTCTGCAGAGGCAGGGTAGTTCCTGGTGTTCAGATTCCCGACTTCAAAGTACAGAAACTGCAGAGAGAAACACACTGTCAGTTTTATCTGAGAGAAAGAAACAGATCCAGCAGAAAAGCAACAGGCTGGTCAAAGTTGAGACATTAATTTTGAGTTTCATTAGAAAAATATAGTATTGCACTTGTAAAAGGCAGagcggcaacccgcggctccggagccgcatgcggctctttagcactGCCCTAATGGCtattggagctttttcaaaaatgtttgaccctttttttttctttctttcttttttcccttttttcttcttttttttctttttccttttctcaacatttcaacttttttctcgacatttcgactatttcctcgacatttcgacttttttcttttaatttagacttttttctcaaaatttcgacttttttctcgacatttcgagttttttctcgaaattttgacttttttcttgacatttcgagttttttctcaacattttactatttcctcgacatttcaacatttttctcgtcatttcgacttttttctcgaaattttgacttttttctcgatatttcaacttatttctcaaaatttttacttttttctcgaagtgcataatgaaaaaaaaaatcttcccccagttataactaatatagaaacatgcagcatgtgttgccttcattctaaggcttatacaagactttttggtccaatatggctctttcaacattttgggttgcctacccctggttgcctacccctggtcCAGACGCTGTAAAATATCAATTAAAAACAGAATGCTGTGATTTGTAATTCTCCACCCATATTTAATCCATATTTAATTTATCATACTACAAAGAAAACACATCAAACCTTTTAGATGAAAGACctaaagaaaaaagagacattttgaatttgatggcattGACTtctcaaaaaagttgaaaaatatGCTACAAAGAAAAGTAAGTGCTAAACACTGATGGGGATAATTGTCAGCGCATCAGGTACACGACTGGACGCGAACCCAGATTCTTGGA
Proteins encoded in this window:
- the LOC133440578 gene encoding uncharacterized protein LOC133440578; the encoded protein is MVQQQLNCLQVLRASGFGQPFPCHGLQLLFWFANDCVTVELQNFVQVMKLVSDCEPETGVYGFHFFGNMEELLPVLKKSKKSKNKTQFLYFEVGNLNTRNYPASADLPAYVRENHGNHSKYSNTDRLIIRYQKRSRVVETLYVTEHDYANFSRFRADRTHEISSELIRALQNPQLDIDTFLFQMDYCKDMQVVRDTDNMYNLDSSVQLMLSTREPHSTWKPRSSCERWSSCKPRSSFKPRSSCERWSSWEPRSSWEWPHYRGKEPVQVESREFQSSFSSGLGDPSCPVIVATKHVEEKEEEAGHRALRDTEADWGGFDDEYKKKRGGGGFGLWKILLAAGALYVAVKCLRWWLRGSWDEDFNKNLFWIPRRTPTYPRAHVMLDYVY